A single region of the bacterium genome encodes:
- a CDS encoding DUF4339 domain-containing protein yields MGWQIKTKTGALYGPVDSEVLQQWIQQKKILEEDFVWMEDTKEWVIIKSVSQLQDLFKEKKITPANKKRVPKVNIPTSKDLSETLYDDKSTLTAQLIADAWRAMLTKGIWSIIGAIFLTVIVATAGSMLLMGIIRNFPVNIIISNLITNFIWYLIVAALTLGWSAYSLRIARKEEVNVGSIFEGFKGQYIWRALGGYLLIALLTALASFVSFGIWGFYLTFAYLLTYFFIFDENKGPWEGMKASYDITKGYKWRILAVQTVCVLFGILFLGIGFIVTMPLANIAIASLYYRIRTDRISEKHLQTSLGEYLIVLIPFILIIVFIILMFSSVLVKQAPLILPQIQRIFKNLPVKI; encoded by the coding sequence ATGGGATGGCAAATAAAAACGAAAACTGGCGCGCTTTACGGTCCTGTCGATTCTGAAGTCTTACAACAATGGATTCAGCAAAAAAAAATCCTAGAGGAAGATTTTGTTTGGATGGAAGATACGAAAGAGTGGGTGATTATAAAATCAGTTTCGCAATTGCAGGACTTGTTTAAAGAAAAGAAAATTACTCCGGCAAATAAGAAGAGGGTTCCCAAGGTTAATATTCCAACGTCCAAAGATTTATCCGAAACTCTTTATGATGATAAAAGCACGCTTACTGCTCAACTCATAGCCGATGCCTGGCGGGCTATGCTTACCAAAGGGATTTGGTCTATCATAGGCGCGATTTTCCTGACGGTAATAGTGGCTACGGCGGGGTCTATGCTTTTAATGGGGATTATTCGGAATTTCCCAGTCAATATCATCATAAGCAATTTGATAACAAACTTTATTTGGTACCTTATTGTTGCCGCTTTAACTTTAGGATGGTCGGCATATTCTTTGAGAATAGCCCGTAAAGAAGAAGTTAATGTCGGCTCGATTTTTGAAGGATTTAAAGGACAATATATCTGGCGCGCTCTTGGAGGCTATTTATTGATAGCTTTATTGACTGCTCTTGCAAGTTTTGTTTCTTTTGGAATTTGGGGATTTTATCTTACCTTTGCATATCTTCTTACCTACTTCTTCATTTTTGATGAAAACAAGGGGCCTTGGGAAGGGATGAAAGCAAGTTACGATATTACCAAGGGCTACAAGTGGAGAATTCTGGCGGTTCAGACGGTATGCGTGCTTTTTGGAATACTCTTTCTGGGTATCGGTTTTATTGTAACTATGCCTCTTGCAAATATAGCAATTGCATCTCTTTATTATCGTATCCGAACAGACCGCATATCTGAAAAACATTTACAAACAAGTCTTGGTGAATACTTAATAGTTTTAATTCCTTTTATACTTATAATTGTTTTTATTATTTTAATGTTTTCAAGCGTTCTTGTTAAACAAGCACCTTTAATATTACCGCAGATTCAGCGCATTTTTAAGAACTTACCTGTAAAAATCTAA
- a CDS encoding inorganic phosphate transporter, which produces MDISFILLVSGLLMGLYVAWNIGANDVANSMASAVGAKAITYKQAIVIASVLTMVGATFIGSHVTDTIRKGIVDPAFIKDPQIAIIGFISALFAAGVWITFATWKSWPISTTHSIVGALIGFGLICGGVDAVNWAKFGGVALSWVTSPILSGVMAFLIFKFIVKFIFKAKSRKRAAIIISPFIITITVTIILVALMFRTSLGDMLQGKFFIVVFVAIVTIFFYWLWIRRFTQKVGKVESIFRRLQIMTSAYMALSNGANDVANAMGPVAGIYSIIKTGAIGAKVDVPIWLLAIGGIGISLGISTWGHKVMETIGKKITKLSNTRGFTIDFSAATTVLLASKLGMPVSTTHAVVGAVVGIGLAKGLDTLDLGLLKKIVYSWFLTVPVTALLTIPVYLGLMKLLKP; this is translated from the coding sequence ATGGATATATCTTTTATTCTCCTCGTTAGCGGTCTTTTAATGGGATTGTATGTTGCCTGGAATATCGGCGCAAATGATGTCGCCAATTCGATGGCTTCAGCCGTAGGCGCAAAAGCTATCACATATAAACAGGCAATAGTAATAGCGTCTGTACTTACAATGGTCGGCGCGACATTTATCGGCTCCCATGTAACAGATACTATAAGAAAAGGGATTGTGGATCCTGCTTTTATAAAGGACCCCCAAATAGCAATAATCGGATTTATCTCCGCGCTTTTTGCCGCAGGTGTATGGATTACCTTTGCAACATGGAAATCCTGGCCCATATCTACCACTCATTCTATTGTCGGCGCGCTAATAGGGTTTGGCTTGATTTGCGGAGGTGTAGATGCCGTTAACTGGGCAAAATTCGGAGGCGTTGCGTTATCTTGGGTAACCTCACCTATATTGTCCGGAGTAATGGCTTTTTTGATTTTCAAATTTATAGTGAAATTTATTTTTAAAGCAAAAAGCAGAAAAAGAGCAGCCATAATAATATCTCCATTTATTATAACTATTACAGTTACTATCATATTAGTTGCCCTCATGTTCAGAACTTCTCTAGGCGATATGTTGCAAGGCAAATTCTTCATTGTTGTATTTGTCGCTATAGTAACCATTTTTTTCTATTGGTTATGGATAAGAAGATTCACGCAGAAAGTCGGCAAAGTAGAAAGTATTTTTAGAAGACTCCAAATCATGACTTCAGCTTATATGGCTCTCTCAAACGGAGCGAATGACGTGGCTAATGCTATGGGCCCTGTTGCCGGAATCTATTCTATAATAAAAACCGGAGCCATAGGTGCAAAAGTTGATGTCCCTATATGGCTTTTGGCTATTGGCGGGATAGGCATTTCCTTAGGTATAAGCACCTGGGGACACAAAGTTATGGAAACAATCGGTAAAAAAATTACTAAATTGAGTAATACGCGTGGATTTACAATAGATTTTTCAGCAGCGACAACAGTACTCTTGGCTTCAAAATTAGGTATGCCCGTATCTACCACACATGCAGTTGTGGGAGCAGTTGTCGGTATCGGACTTGCAAAAGGATTAGATACATTGGATTTGGGATTATTAAAGAAAATAGTTTATTCCTGGTTTCTTACAGTTCCGGTTACCGCTTTATTGACTATTCCAGTATATTTAGGTCTAATGAAGTTATTAAAACCGTGA
- a CDS encoding ATP-dependent Clp protease ATP-binding subunit yields MYNRFTERARKVLALAKEEARRLRHDFVGTEHIVLGILREGSGVACAVLQKMNLQSDLIKEATEEIMGKGPNVLNLGEISFTPKARRVLELAMEESRNLGHSYVGTEHLLLGILREKEGIGAQILRDLGISIEKTREEIVQIQGGFISSATTAQDPKLPFGGGQASGGDSFNKNNSYQQQKKAKTSALAVFGRDITQLARENKLDPIIGRKKEIERILQILCRRKKNNPVLIGDAGVGKTAIVEGLAQAIVQENVPEALMFKKIIALDLALMVAGTKYRGQFEERIKAVLNEIRQNSNIIIFIDEIHALVGAGAAEGAIDASNILKPALAGGEMQCIGATTPNEYRKYIEKDPALERRFQQIIVQPPSVAETVEILKGLKTRYESHHKVIIPDASIWAASLFAERYISERFLPDKAIDVIDEACSKTKLFKKNPKSIYPGLEKKLSSIQKDKNEAVRLQDFEKAAQLRDRERVLKEEIELKRRVRVEVKDVAEVVSKWTGVPIQQLQEEEKVRLLNMEEEIHKRVRGQDEAIVALAKTIRRSRSGLKDPMRPIGVFVFLGPTGVGKTELAKALAEFLFGNEDALIRLDMSEFMEKFTVSRLVGAPPGYVGYEEGGGLTEKIRRKPYSVVLLDEIEKAHPDVFNILLQVMEDGRLTDSLNHTVDFRNVVLIMTSNIGSDMLTKGSSLGFQSSSNDTADYHQMKSKLTDELKKTFKPEFLNRVDETIVFHSLSKNHLKQIVEIMLEKVKVRLKEHKLNLKHTSKVNEFLIKKGADKTYGARPLRRAIQKFIEDPLADKILKGEISSGANVEICVENNELKFISKNSLKKITRLSRQYSNDINTGKRTQTVKRRSGKKPLMTT; encoded by the coding sequence ATGTATAACAGATTTACCGAAAGAGCAAGGAAAGTTTTGGCTTTGGCAAAGGAAGAAGCCCGAAGGCTGAGGCATGACTTTGTAGGCACGGAGCATATCGTTTTAGGAATCCTAAGGGAAGGTTCCGGCGTTGCGTGTGCCGTTTTGCAAAAAATGAATCTGCAATCAGATTTAATTAAAGAAGCGACCGAGGAGATAATGGGTAAAGGACCCAATGTTCTTAATTTAGGAGAGATATCTTTTACGCCAAAAGCCAGAAGGGTTTTGGAATTGGCAATGGAAGAATCAAGGAATCTTGGACATAGTTATGTAGGTACAGAGCATTTACTTCTTGGCATTTTGCGGGAAAAAGAAGGTATAGGCGCACAGATTCTTAGAGATTTAGGTATAAGCATAGAAAAAACAAGAGAAGAAATCGTTCAAATTCAAGGTGGATTTATCTCTTCTGCTACTACTGCTCAAGATCCGAAATTGCCTTTTGGTGGCGGACAAGCATCGGGGGGTGATTCTTTTAATAAAAACAATTCATATCAACAGCAGAAAAAAGCTAAGACCTCTGCTTTAGCAGTTTTTGGCAGGGACATTACACAACTGGCAAGAGAAAACAAATTAGACCCCATTATCGGCAGGAAGAAAGAAATAGAAAGAATTTTGCAAATTTTATGCAGAAGAAAAAAGAATAATCCCGTACTTATTGGAGACGCTGGAGTAGGTAAAACGGCAATCGTAGAAGGGTTGGCGCAGGCAATTGTTCAAGAAAATGTGCCCGAAGCTTTAATGTTTAAAAAGATTATCGCTCTTGATTTGGCTTTAATGGTGGCGGGAACGAAATATCGGGGACAGTTTGAAGAAAGAATAAAGGCGGTCCTCAATGAAATAAGACAGAACAGCAATATAATTATATTTATCGACGAAATACATGCTTTGGTAGGCGCAGGCGCCGCGGAAGGTGCTATTGATGCGTCTAATATATTAAAGCCTGCTCTTGCGGGAGGAGAAATGCAGTGTATTGGCGCCACAACGCCTAACGAATACAGGAAATACATAGAAAAAGACCCTGCATTAGAGAGAAGATTTCAGCAGATTATAGTTCAACCTCCGTCTGTTGCCGAGACCGTAGAAATATTAAAAGGGTTGAAAACAAGATATGAGAGCCACCATAAGGTTATTATTCCTGACGCTTCTATATGGGCGGCATCTCTTTTTGCAGAACGTTATATATCCGAAAGATTTTTACCCGACAAGGCGATAGATGTAATAGATGAAGCTTGTTCAAAAACCAAATTATTCAAAAAGAATCCGAAAAGTATATATCCCGGGCTGGAAAAGAAGCTGTCTTCTATTCAAAAAGATAAAAACGAGGCGGTAAGGTTGCAGGACTTTGAAAAAGCGGCGCAACTTAGGGATAGGGAAAGGGTTCTTAAAGAAGAAATAGAGCTAAAAAGAAGAGTGAGGGTAGAGGTTAAAGATGTGGCTGAAGTCGTATCGAAATGGACGGGAGTTCCCATACAACAGCTTCAGGAAGAAGAGAAGGTTAGGTTGCTTAATATGGAAGAAGAAATACATAAAAGAGTAAGAGGACAAGACGAAGCGATTGTAGCTTTGGCAAAAACGATAAGACGTTCTCGGTCGGGACTTAAAGACCCTATGCGTCCTATCGGAGTATTTGTGTTTCTTGGTCCCACAGGCGTAGGCAAAACCGAGCTTGCCAAAGCATTGGCTGAATTTTTATTTGGAAACGAAGATGCGTTGATAAGACTGGATATGTCTGAATTTATGGAAAAATTTACTGTTTCGCGGCTTGTGGGCGCGCCGCCGGGTTATGTCGGTTATGAAGAAGGCGGTGGGCTGACTGAGAAGATAAGAAGAAAACCCTACTCTGTTGTTTTATTGGATGAAATCGAAAAGGCGCATCCGGACGTATTCAATATCCTATTGCAGGTAATGGAAGACGGAAGATTGACCGACAGCCTGAATCATACGGTGGATTTTAGGAATGTAGTTTTGATAATGACTTCAAATATAGGAAGCGATATGCTGACAAAAGGTTCGAGTTTGGGTTTTCAATCTTCTTCTAACGATACGGCGGACTATCATCAAATGAAAAGTAAACTGACTGATGAATTAAAAAAAACTTTTAAGCCGGAATTTTTAAACAGAGTGGACGAAACTATAGTTTTCCATTCGCTTTCCAAAAACCATTTAAAACAGATTGTAGAGATAATGCTTGAAAAGGTTAAGGTTCGGCTAAAAGAACATAAACTGAATTTAAAGCATACATCTAAAGTCAATGAATTCTTGATTAAAAAAGGTGCCGACAAAACCTACGGCGCGCGACCTTTAAGAAGAGCGATACAGAAATTTATAGAAGACCCGCTTGCAGACAAGATATTAAAAGGCGAAATTTCTTCCGGGGCTAACGTGGAAATTTGCGTAGAGAACAACGAATTGAAATTTATCAGCAAAAATTCTTTAAAGAAAATTACTCGCTTGTCTCGTCAATATTCAAATGACATCAACACAGGAAAACGCACCCAGACTGTTAAACGAAGGTCCGGGAAAAAACCATTAATGACCACATAA
- a CDS encoding DUF47 domain-containing protein has translation MPRIPMLGMLRVSPFDKLLEHAQKTKEGMAILKDCIKTYCEGDFEKSEKLSQKVIQLEHEADLIKGNITAHMPKQILLSVDIGVFLRLLNEQDSILDFAENAVVWLHFRQTKVPAEIKDDLLNHLYKVIECIESFEKVIIHVKDIVSLSSSNKMRDQIKETIKEVHLKEWEDDQIGKVFAKKAFNLPIDPLSIYHLLKLGNLIGQIAKHAENAADRVRTMIAR, from the coding sequence ATGCCAAGAATTCCTATGTTGGGGATGTTAAGAGTTTCCCCATTTGATAAACTTTTAGAACATGCCCAAAAGACAAAAGAAGGCATGGCAATTTTAAAAGATTGTATAAAAACTTATTGCGAAGGTGATTTTGAGAAAAGCGAAAAATTAAGCCAAAAAGTTATCCAGTTAGAACACGAAGCAGACCTTATAAAAGGCAATATCACGGCGCACATGCCGAAACAAATTCTTCTTTCGGTGGATATAGGCGTATTCTTAAGACTTTTAAACGAGCAGGATTCAATTCTGGATTTTGCTGAAAATGCAGTCGTATGGTTGCATTTTAGACAAACAAAAGTTCCTGCGGAAATAAAAGATGATTTATTGAACCATCTTTATAAAGTTATAGAATGCATTGAGTCATTTGAAAAAGTGATAATACACGTAAAAGATATAGTTTCTTTGAGTAGCTCAAATAAAATGCGCGACCAGATAAAAGAAACCATCAAAGAAGTCCACTTAAAAGAATGGGAAGATGACCAGATAGGAAAAGTTTTCGCAAAGAAAGCATTTAATCTTCCTATCGACCCGTTATCCATATATCATCTGTTGAAACTGGGCAACCTCATCGGACAAATCGCCAAACACGCCGAAAATGCCGCCGATAGAGTAAGAACTATGATAGCGAGGTAG
- the ilvE gene encoding branched-chain-amino-acid transaminase: MEQKIYLNGEFVSRKDAKVSVYDHGLLYGDGVFEGLRTYNGRIFKLQEHMDRLYKSAKYICLDIPLTKEKFVEVVIKTARVNGQKDCYIRVVVTRGEGDLGLAPERCKNATVFIIVDKIKLYPEKLCKEGIEIITVPTQRNSSQNLEPQVKSLNYLNNILANIEAKNAGFKEAIMLNREGFVTECTADNIFIIEDDILKTPSTHMGVLGGITRNIVLEIAKKMSIEAKEETISRYNLFGAQECFLTGTAAEIIPIIKIDGRTIGNGKIGSITNKIRDAFKKFVDADGTPYL, translated from the coding sequence ATGGAGCAGAAAATATATTTGAACGGTGAGTTTGTTTCAAGGAAAGATGCAAAGGTTTCCGTTTATGACCACGGTCTTCTTTACGGAGACGGTGTTTTTGAAGGATTAAGAACATATAACGGCAGAATATTCAAACTGCAGGAGCATATGGACAGATTATATAAATCTGCTAAATATATTTGCCTTGATATACCGCTTACAAAAGAAAAATTTGTTGAAGTTGTTATAAAGACAGCGCGTGTTAATGGGCAAAAGGATTGTTATATTAGAGTTGTAGTAACTCGGGGCGAGGGTGATTTGGGGCTTGCTCCCGAAAGGTGTAAAAATGCGACTGTATTTATTATTGTAGATAAGATAAAACTGTATCCTGAGAAACTGTGCAAGGAAGGCATTGAGATAATTACCGTTCCCACACAGCGAAACAGTTCGCAGAATTTAGAACCACAGGTAAAATCCCTGAATTATTTAAACAATATATTGGCCAATATAGAAGCAAAAAATGCCGGTTTTAAAGAAGCGATAATGTTAAATAGAGAAGGATTTGTAACCGAATGTACTGCAGATAATATTTTTATAATTGAAGACGATATTTTAAAAACTCCTTCCACTCATATGGGCGTTCTTGGCGGGATAACAAGAAACATTGTTCTTGAAATTGCAAAAAAAATGTCGATTGAGGCAAAGGAAGAAACAATTTCCAGATATAATTTGTTTGGCGCGCAAGAATGTTTCCTTACTGGGACTGCGGCTGAAATAATTCCCATTATAAAAATTGACGGCAGAACTATAGGTAACGGCAAGATTGGCAGTATCACTAATAAAATCCGCGATGCTTTTAAAAAGTTTGTAGATGCAGACGGGACACCGTATTTATAA
- the lnt gene encoding apolipoprotein N-acyltransferase, translating to MLKLKNDVIPAVLSTFSAILLIFSFTPFNLSFLAWFALIPLFSLLPARRIFFEEPSQKIPSNGKESSPRKIFTFYYLAGLVFWAYHIWWLVYVTFLGYCLLVIYLALFLGFFGLFLKLLTEKTEYPLVFIAPPLWVVFELARTYLFVSFPWSLLGYSQWQNIALIQVSSITGVYGVSFMIVMFNAAIADFVFLKTKKQATNLLLALLIITAISIWGYVPPLDEECECRKIKVSVVQGNIAQDIKWDEEYAENIVNIYAELSIYASIEKGISLIVWPETSYPDYVDIHSPLFQKVQSLTDYSNTPLLMGAVNRKSDRDYNSALLIMPDGKIDQIYNKIHLVPFAEYIPIKKFLFFLSDVFPQIGNFSKGEEYTIFTITNYQSVWCSNMF from the coding sequence ATGTTAAAATTGAAAAACGATGTGATTCCCGCTGTTTTATCAACATTCTCCGCTATTCTTTTAATATTTTCTTTTACTCCTTTTAATCTTTCGTTTCTAGCGTGGTTCGCTCTAATACCTCTATTCTCTCTTTTGCCTGCCCGCCGTATTTTCTTTGAAGAACCTTCCCAAAAAATTCCGTCAAACGGAAAAGAATCATCGCCAAGAAAAATATTTACTTTTTACTACTTAGCCGGACTGGTTTTTTGGGCATATCATATCTGGTGGCTGGTTTATGTAACTTTTCTAGGTTACTGCCTTTTGGTTATTTACCTCGCATTATTTCTTGGATTTTTCGGCTTGTTTCTTAAACTTTTAACAGAAAAAACAGAGTATCCTCTGGTCTTTATCGCCCCGCCCCTTTGGGTTGTTTTCGAGCTGGCAAGAACTTACCTGTTCGTAAGTTTCCCCTGGTCTTTGTTGGGTTATTCGCAATGGCAAAATATTGCTTTAATACAAGTTTCTTCCATTACCGGTGTTTACGGCGTTTCGTTTATGATTGTTATGTTCAATGCGGCAATTGCGGATTTCGTTTTTTTAAAAACGAAAAAGCAGGCAACAAATTTACTGTTGGCTTTATTAATAATAACAGCTATAAGTATATGGGGATATGTGCCACCTTTAGACGAAGAATGCGAATGCAGAAAGATTAAAGTTTCCGTCGTTCAGGGGAACATTGCGCAGGATATAAAATGGGACGAAGAATACGCGGAAAATATCGTAAATATTTATGCCGAATTAAGTATTTATGCAAGCATAGAAAAAGGGATTTCTCTTATTGTCTGGCCCGAAACATCCTACCCGGATTATGTTGATATCCACAGTCCCTTATTTCAAAAAGTACAAAGCCTAACCGACTACTCAAACACACCACTGTTGATGGGAGCAGTGAATCGGAAAAGCGACAGAGATTATAATTCGGCATTGCTTATTATGCCTGATGGAAAAATAGATCAAATTTATAATAAAATCCATCTTGTCCCTTTCGCAGAATATATCCCGATTAAAAAATTCTTATTTTTCTTGAGTGATGTTTTTCCACAAATAGGCAATTTCAGTAAAGGTGAAGAATACACAATCTTCACAATTACCAATTACCAATCAGTTTGGTGTTCTAATATGTTTTGA
- a CDS encoding bifunctional folylpolyglutamate synthase/dihydrofolate synthase produces the protein MNYKQVVTWLYGLEGHGIKLGLSNIKKLLEHFGNPHLSYPVILIAGTNGKGSVASFIANILRESGLKVGLYTSPHLITIRERISILQNKDLLAYGKQAGKQDISRIAFAQFASELKKEIKKIFDCPSFFRPTFFEVLTALSFLYFKKEKIDAAVYEVGLGGRLDATNVTEPFLSVITGIGLEHTNYLGKTYSSIAKEKGGIIRQKTPLVTGADGEALDTLIELAKAKKAPIFICGKDFSVNPAHSFKEQNFIMGGVKEEDSHQLLNIQGIKDFYPNVLINLKGKWQHLNASLAIAASEILSKRFPIKKEHIYKGLEKTTWPGRLERIGERPSFILDGAHNPQAAKILKEEIVKLKSTRLRSSSFGCASPKALPAARGQVKMIFGVLKDKDREGIMKEIFPLADEIILAKPDNKRAVPLNVLRKEGKVYNKNITTSKNLASTIKELKKNKTNRDIILVCGSLYLVGEARSILLKKKRE, from the coding sequence ATGAATTATAAACAGGTAGTTACCTGGCTATATGGTTTAGAAGGGCATGGAATAAAATTAGGTCTTTCCAATATCAAAAAACTTCTTGAACATTTTGGGAACCCGCATCTTTCCTATCCCGTCATTTTGATTGCCGGCACAAACGGTAAAGGTTCAGTAGCTTCATTTATTGCCAATATATTGCGTGAATCGGGATTAAAAGTTGGTCTTTATACTTCCCCCCATCTTATAACGATAAGAGAAAGAATTAGCATATTGCAAAATAAAGACCTGCTCGCCTACGGCAAGCAGGCAGGCAAACAAGATATATCAAGGATAGCATTCGCTCAATTTGCAAGTGAATTAAAGAAAGAAATTAAAAAAATATTCGATTGTCCTTCTTTTTTCCGTCCGACTTTTTTTGAAGTATTGACCGCGCTTTCCTTCCTGTATTTTAAAAAAGAAAAAATAGATGCGGCGGTTTACGAAGTTGGTTTGGGCGGACGGCTTGACGCCACAAATGTTACCGAGCCGTTCCTTTCTGTAATAACCGGAATCGGACTTGAACATACAAATTATCTGGGAAAGACCTATTCGTCCATAGCTAAAGAAAAAGGCGGAATTATCCGGCAAAAAACGCCTTTGGTCACGGGCGCCGACGGTGAAGCGCTGGATACTTTGATTGAACTTGCTAAAGCGAAAAAAGCGCCGATTTTTATATGCGGGAAAGATTTTTCGGTTAACCCCGCCCATAGTTTCAAGGAGCAGAATTTTATTATGGGCGGGGTAAAGGAAGAAGATTCGCACCAGCTTTTAAATATTCAGGGAATAAAAGATTTTTATCCGAATGTTTTAATAAATTTAAAAGGCAAATGGCAGCATCTTAATGCAAGTTTAGCTATTGCCGCATCCGAAATTTTATCTAAGCGCTTCCCCATTAAAAAAGAACACATATACAAGGGATTGGAAAAAACTACCTGGCCCGGAAGATTGGAGAGAATCGGCGAACGACCGTCTTTTATTCTTGATGGCGCGCATAATCCGCAGGCGGCAAAAATCTTAAAAGAAGAAATAGTCAAACTGAAATCAACCCGCCTACGCTCTTCAAGCTTCGGCTGTGCGTCGCCAAAGGCTTTGCCAGCGGCGCGCGGGCAAGTAAAAATGATTTTTGGCGTGTTAAAGGACAAAGATAGAGAAGGAATAATGAAAGAAATTTTCCCCTTAGCCGACGAAATAATCTTAGCCAAACCGGATAATAAAAGAGCAGTGCCTTTAAACGTATTGAGAAAAGAAGGCAAAGTTTATAACAAAAATATAACAACAAGCAAAAATCTTGCATCAACGATAAAAGAGCTTAAGAAAAATAAAACGAATCGCGATATTATTCTCGTCTGCGGTTCTTTATATTTGGTAGGCGAAGCAAGGAGTATACTGTTAAAGAAGAAACGAGAATAG